A region of Argentina anserina chromosome 5, drPotAnse1.1, whole genome shotgun sequence DNA encodes the following proteins:
- the LOC126793604 gene encoding protein RGF1 INDUCIBLE TRANSCRIPTION FACTOR 1 has protein sequence MVSSLGIGRMGKEEDERTPPWLKPMLRAKYFNPCSIHCDSNKSECNHFCLDCRGPALCTSCLIHHQGHHYVQIRRSSYHNVVRVSEIQRYIDISCVQTYIINSAKIVFLNERPQPRPGKGVTYTCEICCRSLVDAFRFCSLGCKLGGMERGDPNLSFTVRFPKPSQMNQMYNHLRGSDSDESTTPKKIAKTTQMFNRLMMGEGNATSSDDEATAHNLSPSTPPLYNDRNAGRSRRKGIPHRAPFF, from the exons ATG gTGAGTTCGCTTGGGATTGGTCGAATGGGGAAGGAAGAGGACGAGAGGACTCCTCCATGGTTGAAGCCAATGCTTCGGGCTAAATACTTCAACCCTTGTTCGATTCACTGTGATTCCAACAAGAGTGAATGCAACCATTTCTGTTTGGATTGTAGAGGACCTGCTTTGTGCACTTCCTGTTTGATTCATCACCAAGGCCATCACTATGTTCAG ATAAGAAGATCGTCTTACCATAATGTGGTGAGGGTGAGTGAGATTCAAAGGTACATAGACATTTCGTGCGTGCAGACATACATTATCAACAGTGCGAAGATTGTATTTCTGAATGAGAGGCCTCAGCCGAGGCCGGGAAAAGGGGTTACATACACTTGTGAGATTTGCTGCAGAAGCTTGGTGGATGCCTTTAGGTTCTGCTCATTGGGTTGCAAG CTTGGAGGTATGGAGCGGGGTGACCCCAACCTCTCTTTTACGGTGAGGTTTCCAAAACCAAGTCAGATGAATCAGATGTATAACCATCTAAGAGGGTCAGACTCAGATGAATCAACAACCCCCAAGAAGATAGCAAAGACAACTCAAATGTTCAACCGTTTGATGATGGGGGAAGGCAATGCAACTTCCTCTGATGATGAGGCCACTGCCCATAATCTCTCTCCCTCCACTCCTCCCCTCTACAATGATCGCAATGCTGGAAGAAGCAGGCGTAAGGGTATACCTCATCGTGCGCCCTTCTTTTGA